In Flavobacterium hankyongi, the genomic window TGTGGCCGTTTAAGTCACGAACTACACGATTGAATTCGTATATTTTTACATTACTTTCAGCAATTAAAAAGCTCATAAAGTAATTCAAATTAGTATTGCCAGTTGATTTGTTTTGTTCATACAACATTTCTGCAGATGCAGAACGATGATGACCATCTGCAATGTATAAATTAGGGATACTTTCGAAATGTTCGACTAATAAATTAATTTCGGTTTGAGTATCAATTTTCCAAAGCGTGTGTTTTTCTTTTGTAGTAGTTGAAAACTCGTAAATGGGTTTATTGCTTTTGTGTAAGGTAATAAATGTATTAATTTCAGTACTATCAGGATAGGTGATTAAAACTGGTTCAGTATTAAAACCTGTTTGGTGCAAGTAATCTTTAAATAACTCAACTCGATATTGCAGTGTATCTTCGTGTTTTTTGATAATATTGTTTTGGTAATCTTCTATTGAAGTTCCTGCTATAATTCCAGTAAAAGTATTGGTTTTGGTTTGTATTTCGTACAAGTAAAATATTGGCTTATCTTCTTGGATTAGAATATTCTCCCTTTTGAAATCATTGTATTTATGGGTAACTCCTTTAAAACGTTTATCGATTGTAATTTTTTGCGAATTCGTAAAGGTGTAAGCCGGATTAATTACATGCAAAAATGAATAAGGATTAAAATTAAGCCAAGCCGCTAATTCGGTTGGGGTATAATCATCGTACATTCTACAAGTAACTAACGCTACC contains:
- a CDS encoding DUF1015 domain-containing protein codes for the protein MAKIIPFKAVRPAPDKVALVTCRMYDDYTPTELAAWLNFNPYSFLHVINPAYTFTNSQKITIDKRFKGVTHKYNDFKRENILIQEDKPIFYLYEIQTKTNTFTGIIAGTSIEDYQNNIIKKHEDTLQYRVELFKDYLHQTGFNTEPVLITYPDSTEINTFITLHKSNKPIYEFSTTTKEKHTLWKIDTQTEINLLVEHFESIPNLYIADGHHRSASAEMLYEQNKSTGNTNLNYFMSFLIAESNVKIYEFNRVVRDLNGHSKDDFIKQIAENFVIKDKKRELWQPKHKYEFGMYLDGRFYALEYKHKEKIKGILENLDAQILYDNVLHPILGLEDLRNDERIDYIPGKQAILHMKEMIDEGEFEVGFMLYPSDINEIKLLADNNLIMPPKSTYIEPKFRSGLLVYEL